The Flavobacterium jumunjinense genome includes a region encoding these proteins:
- the lon gene encoding endopeptidase La, giving the protein MPDQKIITFDNLSLQDINSDAELIPLLTPEDEEEMNNEVLPNDLPILSLRNTVLFPGVVIPITAGRDKSIKLINDANAGGKVIGVVAQIDESIEEPSPNDVHHIGTVARIIRVLKMPDGNTTVILQGKKRFEIDTFTQEEPYLKATIKEVAEVRPENDDVEFNTIIESIKELAIQIIRESPNIPTEATFAIKNIESNPFLISFVSSNMNLSVEEKQELLSISDLKTRALETLRYMNLELQKLELKNDIQSKVRFDLDQQQREYFLHQQMKTIQEELGGVSHEAEIDEMREKAKSKKWNENVGEHFEKELSKLQRSNPNSPDFGIQRNYLELFLDLPWNEFSKDKFDLKRAQKILDRDHFGLEDVKKRIIEHLAVLKLRNDMKSPILCLFGPPGVGKTSIGKSVAEALGREYVRISLGGMRDESEIRGHRKTYIGAMPGRIIQSIKKAKTSNPVFVLDEIDKLSTSHNGDPSSALLEVLDPEQNSEFHDNFLELGYDLSKVMFIATSNSLSTIQPALRDRMEIINMSGYTIEEKVEIAKKHLLPKQLKEHGLTPDDLQIGKKQLEKIVIGYTRESGVRGLDKKIAQMVRNAAKFIAMEETYNKVLTDEDILEVLKSPRLERDKYENNDSAGVVTGLAWTSVGGDILFIESSISKGKGTMTMTGNLGTVMKESVTIALEYIKSNNEILGIPNEVLTGNNIHIHVPEGATPKDGPSAGIAMLTSMISTFTQRKVKKSIAMTGEITLRGKVLPVGGIKEKILAAKRANIKEIILCSENKRDIDEIKPDYLKGLTFHYVDKMSEVVEIAITDQKVKSAKKLSE; this is encoded by the coding sequence ATGCCAGATCAAAAAATAATAACATTTGACAACTTGTCACTTCAAGATATTAATTCAGATGCTGAATTAATCCCTTTGTTAACACCAGAAGACGAAGAGGAGATGAATAATGAGGTTTTACCAAATGATTTACCAATTCTATCGTTAAGAAACACAGTTTTGTTTCCAGGTGTAGTAATTCCAATTACTGCGGGTAGAGATAAGTCTATAAAATTAATTAATGATGCGAATGCTGGAGGCAAAGTCATTGGTGTTGTAGCTCAAATAGATGAAAGTATTGAAGAACCTTCTCCAAACGATGTGCATCATATTGGAACAGTTGCGCGTATTATTAGAGTGCTGAAAATGCCTGATGGTAATACTACTGTAATTCTTCAAGGAAAGAAAAGGTTCGAAATAGATACTTTTACACAAGAAGAGCCTTATTTAAAAGCGACAATCAAAGAAGTTGCAGAGGTTCGTCCTGAAAATGATGATGTAGAATTCAATACGATTATCGAATCGATTAAGGAATTGGCAATTCAAATCATTAGAGAGAGTCCAAATATTCCGACAGAAGCTACTTTTGCAATTAAAAACATAGAGAGTAATCCTTTTTTAATCAGTTTTGTTTCTTCAAACATGAATCTTTCTGTAGAGGAAAAACAAGAATTGCTTTCAATCAGCGATTTAAAAACGCGAGCATTAGAAACGCTTCGATATATGAATCTTGAGTTGCAAAAATTAGAATTAAAAAATGACATTCAATCGAAAGTGCGTTTTGATTTAGATCAACAGCAACGTGAGTATTTCTTACATCAACAAATGAAGACCATTCAAGAGGAATTGGGTGGGGTTTCTCATGAAGCGGAAATTGATGAAATGCGTGAGAAAGCAAAATCAAAGAAATGGAATGAAAATGTTGGAGAGCATTTTGAGAAAGAGCTTTCTAAATTGCAACGTTCAAATCCAAACTCACCAGATTTCGGAATTCAACGTAACTATTTAGAGTTGTTTTTAGATTTGCCTTGGAATGAGTTTTCAAAAGATAAATTCGATTTAAAAAGAGCGCAAAAAATATTAGATAGAGATCATTTCGGATTGGAAGATGTTAAAAAACGTATCATTGAACATTTGGCGGTTTTAAAGCTAAGAAATGATATGAAATCTCCAATTTTGTGTTTATTTGGTCCTCCAGGTGTTGGGAAAACATCAATAGGAAAATCTGTTGCAGAAGCGTTAGGAAGAGAGTATGTTCGTATTTCTTTAGGAGGAATGCGTGATGAATCTGAAATTCGTGGACATAGAAAGACCTATATTGGTGCTATGCCAGGACGTATTATTCAAAGTATTAAAAAAGCAAAAACGTCAAATCCAGTTTTTGTATTAGACGAGATTGATAAATTATCAACAAGTCATAATGGAGATCCTTCTTCGGCTTTGCTTGAAGTTTTAGATCCTGAGCAAAATTCTGAGTTTCATGACAATTTCTTGGAATTAGGATATGATTTGTCTAAAGTTATGTTTATTGCAACTTCGAATAGTTTGTCTACTATACAGCCTGCTTTAAGGGATAGAATGGAAATTATAAACATGTCGGGTTATACGATTGAAGAGAAAGTAGAGATTGCTAAAAAACACTTACTTCCAAAACAATTGAAAGAGCATGGTTTAACGCCAGATGATTTACAAATAGGAAAAAAACAATTAGAAAAAATTGTTATTGGCTACACAAGAGAATCTGGAGTTCGTGGATTGGATAAAAAAATTGCTCAAATGGTTCGTAATGCTGCGAAATTTATTGCTATGGAGGAAACATACAATAAGGTTTTAACAGATGAGGATATTTTAGAGGTGCTAAAGTCACCACGATTAGAAAGAGATAAATATGAGAATAATGATTCTGCTGGAGTGGTTACAGGTTTAGCTTGGACTTCTGTTGGGGGTGATATTTTGTTTATAGAGTCTTCTATTTCTAAGGGGAAAGGTACGATGACAATGACAGGGAATTTAGGAACTGTAATGAAAGAATCGGTTACTATTGCTTTGGAATATATTAAATCTAATAATGAAATATTAGGCATTCCAAATGAAGTTTTGACAGGTAATAATATACATATACACGTTCCTGAAGGAGCAACTCCAAAGGATGGTCCTAGTGCTGGTATTGCAATGTTGACATCGATGATTTCAACTTTTACGCAAAGAAAAGTAAAGAAAAGTATTGCTATGACAGGAGAAATTACTTTGAGAGGGAAAGTTTTACCAGTAGGAGGAATAAAAGAAAAAATATTGGCAGCAAAAAGAGCGAATATTAAAGAAATTATTCTTTGTAGTGAAAATAAAAGAGATATAGATGAAATTAAACCAGATTATTTAAAAGGCTTGACTTTTCATTATGTAGATAAAATGAGTGAAGTAGTTGAAATTGCAATTACCGATCAGAAAGTTAAAAGCGCAAAAAAATTAAGCGAATAA
- a CDS encoding MFS transporter yields MFKTLQKGSKKLLNAWAFYDWSNSVYSLVISSSIFPLYFGFLYPKGGSDLEFLGIFFKPTSLISYVTAFAFLTVALLSPILSGVADYVGNKKRFMQFFCYLGALSCIGLYWFSTENIYFGVACFYFGLIGFWGSIVFYNSYLPDIAYEEQQDDLSARGYSFGYFGSVILLVICLFVFILGKEGQEALDGMRFSFVLTGVWWLVFSQYTFYYLPKGNSSKRKVTKEILFNGFRELNKVKKELFNNVRLERYLFAFFVYSMAVQTVMLVATYFGEQEINWASDSEKTTGLIISILVIQIVAIGGAYLTSMLALKWGNIKALLFINVIWAVICVFAFFVTEPIHFYLTAGFVGLVMGGIQSLSRSTYSKFLPKTEDTTSYFSFYDVAEKIGIVIGMGIFATIDQFSGSMRNAIVFLAVFFIMGVFLLTKVPKE; encoded by the coding sequence ATGTTTAAAACATTACAAAAAGGAAGTAAGAAGTTGTTAAATGCTTGGGCGTTTTATGATTGGTCAAATTCGGTGTATTCATTAGTGATTTCTTCTTCAATTTTTCCATTATACTTTGGTTTTCTGTATCCCAAAGGTGGATCAGATTTGGAGTTTTTAGGAATATTTTTCAAGCCGACATCATTAATAAGTTATGTAACTGCATTTGCTTTTTTAACAGTAGCTCTGTTGTCTCCAATATTGTCAGGTGTTGCTGATTATGTTGGTAATAAAAAGCGTTTCATGCAATTCTTTTGTTATTTAGGAGCGTTGTCCTGCATAGGTTTGTATTGGTTCTCTACTGAAAATATATATTTTGGAGTTGCCTGTTTCTATTTTGGATTGATTGGATTTTGGGGGAGTATTGTTTTTTATAATTCGTATTTGCCTGATATTGCTTACGAAGAGCAGCAGGATGATTTAAGTGCTAGAGGGTATTCATTTGGGTATTTTGGTAGTGTTATTTTGTTGGTGATTTGTTTGTTTGTTTTTATTCTAGGAAAAGAAGGGCAAGAAGCGCTCGATGGGATGCGATTTTCTTTTGTTTTAACAGGTGTTTGGTGGTTAGTATTTAGTCAATATACTTTTTATTATTTGCCAAAAGGGAATAGCTCAAAACGCAAAGTAACAAAGGAAATTCTATTCAATGGTTTTAGGGAATTAAATAAAGTAAAGAAAGAATTATTTAACAATGTAAGACTTGAACGCTACTTGTTTGCATTCTTTGTTTATAGTATGGCAGTACAAACAGTAATGTTGGTAGCTACTTATTTTGGAGAACAGGAAATTAATTGGGCATCAGATAGTGAAAAAACTACTGGTTTGATAATTAGTATTTTAGTTATTCAAATAGTTGCAATTGGAGGCGCTTATTTAACATCAATGCTGGCACTAAAATGGGGTAATATTAAAGCTCTTCTTTTTATAAATGTAATTTGGGCCGTTATTTGTGTTTTTGCATTTTTTGTAACGGAACCCATTCATTTTTATCTTACAGCAGGATTCGTTGGGTTGGTAATGGGAGGAATTCAATCGTTATCTCGTTCAACTTATTCAAAGTTTTTACCAAAGACAGAAGATACCACTTCTTATTTTAGTTTTTATGATGTGGCTGAAAAAATCGGAATTGTGATTGGAATGGGAATTTTTGCAACAATCGATCAATTCTCTGGTTCAATGCGTAATGCAATTGTCTTTTTAGCTGTATTTTTTATTATGGGTGTCTTTTTGCTTACAAAAGTGCCTAAGGAATAA